The window GAACGACTCTTTCTGGGAACAAATCGTCGCATCCCGCCTCCGACGGCTACCTTGCCCGGCGCCGAGAACCCGCCGATTCCGGTCACGTTATCCAACGGCTGGTTTTTCGTCCACGTGTGAAGCGGTAGGTCAGGAGGAAAAATGGAGTCTTCCGTCTCTGGGTCTAGTTCTAAGCTTTCTTCTACCTCTTTTGTTGGGTTCCCCAGCGGGTGCTGGAGAGTTGGCGACTCTTTCGCTTTTGTCATGAGATCTCTGACAAAATCAGCGGGTGCCTGGACATCTTCGCCCAGCCGCTCTAGGCCCTCAATGATTTCATTGTCGCTGGGTTTCATGACCAAGTTCCTCCCGCAAGAAATCAAGGGCTTTGCGCAGCGTTCTATTGACGGTCGCCATTGACGTTCGATGCATACTAGCAATAGACGCTACAGTGAGGCCATCAATGTAATGGGCCAGTAAAATTGATCTTTCCAATAAATTGAGTTTCTTGAGTGCACCGGAGAGCTGCTGCTCAAACTCCTTTCGGGAGAACTCAGGGTCGTCGAACAGGTGATGCGTATTCGTCGACTCAGGGTGAACCTCGTTGCGAATATCCTCTCTTTTCTCGTTTTCTATGCGCAGCCTTCGACTAGTGTCGCGCAAG is drawn from Deltaproteobacteria bacterium and contains these coding sequences:
- a CDS encoding sigma-70 family RNA polymerase sigma factor; translation: MTTAPFRGDSSVCRWLYSITENTCKHHLRDTSRRLRIENEKREDIRNEVHPESTNTHHLFDDPEFSRKEFEQQLSGALKKLNLLERSILLAHYIDGLTVASIASMHRTSMATVNRTLRKALDFLREELGHETQRQ